Proteins encoded in a region of the Buteo buteo chromosome 11, bButBut1.hap1.1, whole genome shotgun sequence genome:
- the SNAP29 gene encoding synaptosomal-associated protein 29 translates to MSALPRSYNPFAEEEEEEEEAAVTWPARGSGETGGGAGRQRYLQQEVLRRSAATADSTARSLSLLYESERIGVAASEELVRQGEALKRTEQMVDKMDQDLKTSQRHINSIKSVWGGLVNYFKAKPPESKPEQNGTPEYYANSRLKEAMMSSKEQESKYQESHPNLRKLDNSDNDFSKADFVSSVQRDSYPKNQHLRAYHQKIDNNLDEMSSGLSRLKNLALGLQTEIDEQDDMLDRLTKKVETLDVNIKSTDKKVRQL, encoded by the exons ATGTCGGCCCTCCCGAGGAGCTACAACCCCTtcgccgaggaggaggaggaggaggaggaggcggcggtgACATGGCCGGCGAGGGGCAGCGGGGAGacgggcggcggcgccgggcggcAGCGGTACCTGCAGCAGGAGGTGCTGCGTCGCTCCGCCGCCACTGCCGACAGCACCGCCCGCTCCCTCTCGCTCCTCTACGAGTCGGAGCGGATCGGCGTGGCCGCCTCCGAG GAGCTTGTACGTCAAGGAGAGGCCCTGAAGCGTACAGAACAGATGGTAGATAAAATGGACCAGGACTTGAAGACTAGTCAAAGGCACATAAATAGCATTAAGAGTGTTTGGGGGGGCTTGGTAAACTACTTCAAAGCCAAACCTCCAGAGAGCAAGCCAGAGCAGAATGGAACCCCTGAATATTATGCTAACAGTAG ATTAAAAGAAGCAATGATGTCTAGTAAAGAACAAGAGTCAAAATACCAGGAAAGTCATCCAAATTTAAGGAAGCTAGATAATTCAG ACAATGATTTCAGCAAAGCAGATTTCGTTTCTTCAGTGCAAAGGGATTCCTATCCAAAGAACCAACACCTGCGAGCTTACCACCAGAAAATTGATAACAACTTAG ACGAGATGTCTTCTGGGTTGAGTCGTCTGAAAAACCTAGCTCTTGGTCTGCAGACAGAAATAGATGAGCAAGATGATATGCTGGATCGGCTAACAAAAAAAGTAGAGACACTGGACGTCAATATTAAAAGCACTGATAAAAAAGTCCGACAACTTtaa